Below is a genomic region from Halanaerobiaceae bacterium ANBcell28.
TTGTACAGCTAAATTACCATACAAATGACTACCACTAGTCGGATCTAAGAAAATATCTTTTCCTGGTATATAAACTATCATATGGTTAAATTGTGCCAAAGAAACAATATCCATATCAGGATTTTCATAAACATTAATTAAAACAGGAGTTGCTTCAATACCAATTTCATTTAACATAGAAATAAGTAATATTGATTGCCCCTTACAATCTCCATATCTAGTTTCATATACTTCTACCGCACTACTTGGAATAATTCCTCCTAAACCATGCACCAATGCTACATATCTAATATTAGAAGATACAAAGTTATAGAGTTCTCTAATCTTATCTTCAGGACTAAATGCATCTTCAGTTAATTCTTTCACCCGTTCTTTTAACTCTGGACTAGGTTCGTACAAATCAGGCAATATTTCTTTATAAAAATTACCTACTTCTATCCAGGAATTAGAACTTGATACAAGTAATGATGCTAATAAACTGTCAATAGGTGGCATAGCAAATTCAGTTTTTACAGCTTCCACATCTTCTTTCACCCAAGTATATAACTTCATATCATCTTCTAATTCTTCTTCTTCTTTTATCACATCTGAATTATTAACTTTATAATTTACTTCTATATCATCTGGAAGATATAATTTCACTCTGTTGTACTTTATAGGATCTATACTTTGAAAGGTGTCATATAACCAGATTTGTTCTCTATCCGCAGGTGATATTCTAATATAGCTATATGCGATTACAGCATTTTCTTCTAAAGATGGCATATTAAAAACTAATTGTTCCATATCTGAATAGATATTAGAACCACTTAACTCTGGTGGTGTTATTACACTAATAGCATCATCTCTAAGTTCTACTACAGTACCGTCTGCTTTAACAGTTTTGGCTTCGGTTATAAAGATAGCCTCACTCATTGGATTAAAATTAATCCTTACATCTCCATATCTATTAATAGCATTTCTATTAAACAATTTTGTCATTATTGCTACTTCTTCTAATCGAAAAAACTCACCATTATGTTCATAAAATTCATAATTAATTAGTCTTCTTAAAATCAAAGCATCTGTTTCTGGATACTCTGCCCGATCCGGTGTTTGCTTGATATCGAATTTTAAAGCTTCAAGAGGATTTATTACAATATATACAGTTTGTTGGTCAACATTTTCCCCATCAGTAGCTGTTATTTCAAGTTCATAAACCCCTATATCCTCTACGCCAGGTGTCCAGGTGAATGTAGCATTGTCTTTGTCGAAATATTCACTCAAATCACCACTAAGTTCTAATCTTTTAATTTCTTCTCCTGCTTGGGCCTGCACATTAAACTCTACTGTATCCCAAGGATTCCCTTCTATAGTCCCGATTTCTACCATTAATTGAGTCCTACACGCTGTTAAGAGTACTAGCGTCATTAAGACAAATGAAATTAATAATACTACTTTAGAAAACTTTTTTGCCTGATTTTTTTTAAA
It encodes:
- a CDS encoding DUF3857 domain-containing protein; protein product: MVEIGTIEGNPWDTVEFNVQAQAGEEIKRLELSGDLSEYFDKDNATFTWTPGVEDIGVYELEITATDGENVDQQTVYIVINPLEALKFDIKQTPDRAEYPETDALILRRLINYEFYEHNGEFFRLEEVAIMTKLFNRNAINRYGDVRINFNPMSEAIFITEAKTVKADGTVVELRDDAISVITPPELSGSNIYSDMEQLVFNMPSLEENAVIAYSYIRISPADREQIWLYDTFQSIDPIKYNRVKLYLPDDIEVNYKVNNSDVIKEEEELEDDMKLYTWVKEDVEAVKTEFAMPPIDSLLASLLVSSSNSWIEVGNFYKEILPDLYEPSPELKERVKELTEDAFSPEDKIRELYNFVSSNIRYVALVHGLGGIIPSSAVEVYETRYGDCKGQSILLISMLNEIGIEATPVLINVYENPDMDIVSLAQFNHMIVYIPGKDIFLDPTSGSHLYGNLAVQNQGKNVFLPLSNEIKTTPLSSAYDNKESLIQVVDLDIDGNIKANAIIEYFGHDDFLIRNFLEDKNENEQRNFIRDILDSEFSNFTIEEYTISGIDSVQDNISIDMTYEVEGYANNVARNMIINPLMFSIDLRNLIAEETREYPIYIGFNFNVIRRAEINIPDSFVVLDLPENVEIRKDFGYLIVDYEVIDNKIFASYELIIDRPQIEVEYYDEFRELIEGSQQAFRDQIILQK